The following proteins are co-located in the Bacteroidales bacterium genome:
- a CDS encoding aminopeptidase P family protein — MPDSAQKLAALRNSMKENNIDAYIIPNSDPHLGEYIPDFWCMNRWLTGFTGSASTVVVTQSFAGLWTDSRYFVQAEKQLTGSGFELMKIIPAEKKDSLEWLVDNLVSGEKAGLNGRTFSIGRLRKLEGLAKEKNIIIETECDLISDIWTDRPAVSGSPAFDHPVSLCGKERSVKIDEVHAEMNRLKLDYHLLTSADDIMWLLNIRGNDLKYSPLLLSFAIIDNTQILLFVDENKIPFKLAREFDSLGIIILPYEEIAGMLSTLNAECSILLTPSTTSAELFNAVPRGMKVREDISIPSRMKAVKNKGEIESIGRAMLKDGVALTRFFFWIEHNLDSVPMSELSLSEKLTHFRSEQENYLGASFSSIVAYKEHGALPHYSATSETDSVIGSDGILLVDSGGQYLDGTTDITRTIVFGRPTERQKRDFTLVLKGTISLAMAKFPAGTKGSQLDILARKSLWEQGLNFGHGTGHGVGFCLNVHEGPQSISPAATDQKTIIEAGMLTSDEPAIYREGEYGIRIENLILCNEDEETEFGKFLRFETVSLCYIDKNLIDFSLLDKRELEWLNSYHSEVYEKLSPYLSKEEKEWLREKTSQI; from the coding sequence ATGCCCGATTCAGCACAGAAACTTGCCGCTTTGCGCAATTCAATGAAGGAGAATAACATTGATGCGTATATTATTCCTAATTCAGATCCTCATCTTGGCGAATATATTCCGGATTTCTGGTGTATGAACAGATGGTTAACCGGATTTACCGGATCAGCTTCAACCGTTGTTGTTACTCAATCATTTGCTGGATTGTGGACCGATTCGAGATATTTTGTTCAGGCCGAAAAGCAACTAACAGGATCGGGATTTGAACTGATGAAGATCATACCTGCTGAAAAGAAAGATTCTCTTGAATGGCTGGTTGATAATCTTGTTTCAGGAGAGAAGGCAGGTCTGAACGGACGCACATTTTCAATTGGCAGGCTGAGAAAACTGGAGGGATTAGCAAAAGAAAAGAACATAATAATAGAGACAGAATGTGATCTTATTTCAGATATTTGGACCGACCGTCCTGCAGTATCAGGTTCTCCCGCATTTGATCATCCTGTTTCATTATGCGGAAAAGAACGATCTGTAAAGATTGATGAGGTGCATGCTGAAATGAACCGATTAAAGCTGGATTATCATCTGTTAACATCTGCAGATGACATAATGTGGCTGCTGAATATCAGGGGCAATGATTTAAAATACAGTCCTTTATTATTGTCTTTTGCAATTATTGACAACACACAGATCCTATTGTTTGTCGACGAGAATAAAATACCTTTTAAACTGGCAAGAGAATTTGATTCGCTGGGGATTATTATTCTTCCTTATGAGGAGATAGCAGGCATGCTCTCAACATTAAATGCGGAATGTTCAATTCTGCTGACTCCTTCAACAACATCAGCTGAGCTTTTCAATGCAGTTCCCAGGGGGATGAAAGTCAGGGAAGACATAAGTATTCCTTCGAGGATGAAGGCTGTTAAGAATAAAGGGGAAATTGAAAGCATTGGCAGGGCAATGTTAAAAGATGGTGTAGCCCTGACCAGGTTTTTCTTCTGGATAGAACATAATCTCGACTCTGTACCAATGTCGGAACTTTCTCTTTCGGAGAAACTTACTCATTTCAGATCGGAACAGGAGAACTATCTGGGGGCGTCATTTTCATCAATAGTTGCATATAAGGAACATGGGGCATTGCCTCATTACTCTGCAACATCAGAGACTGATTCAGTTATTGGTTCTGATGGAATTCTCCTTGTTGATTCCGGGGGACAATATCTGGATGGTACAACAGATATTACCAGGACAATAGTATTTGGCAGGCCGACCGAAAGACAAAAAAGAGATTTTACACTTGTCCTGAAGGGTACAATAAGCCTGGCTATGGCAAAGTTTCCGGCTGGTACAAAAGGATCCCAGCTCGATATTCTTGCACGTAAGTCTTTATGGGAACAGGGCCTGAATTTTGGTCATGGAACCGGACATGGAGTCGGGTTCTGTCTCAATGTTCATGAAGGGCCGCAGAGCATTAGTCCGGCTGCAACCGATCAGAAAACAATTATTGAAGCAGGGATGCTTACATCAGATGAACCCGCCATATACAGGGAGGGTGAATATGGTATCCGTATCGAGAACCTGATACTTTGTAATGAAGATGAAGAGACTGAATTTGGTAAGTTCCTGCGATTTGAAACTGTTTCGTTATGTTATATCGATAAGAATCTGATAGACTTCTCTTTGCTCGATAAAAGAGAACTTGAATGGCTGAATTCTTATCATTCTGAAGTTTATGAAAAACTAAGCCCTTATCTTTCAAAAGAAGAAAAGGAATGGCTAAGGGAAAAGACAAGTCAGATTTGA
- a CDS encoding Re/Si-specific NAD(P)(+) transhydrogenase subunit alpha encodes MTIGILKETGTENRVAILPAEVAVLKKMGIEVIVELRAGEKAFSADKDFKASGAAMAERKEVISKADMLLCVNPPLNDDINSFREGQVLCSVLNPVENREWLEKARLKGLTVLALDLVPRTTRAQSMDILSSMATVSGYKAVLDAASLLPRFFPMFMSAAGTIKPAKVLILGAGVAGLQAIAVARKLGAVVEVFDVRSAVKEEVKSLGGKFIEVEGAKEDAAAGGYAVEQSEEFKRKQQELIQQRAIVADVVIATAQIPGRKAPILLLKETVASMKPGSVIVDLAASTGGNCELTENGKNIVVHGVNIIGKSDYPSDMPTDASKMFGCNIINLLKIMVDKDGKLVLNMQDDIINGTTAVHGKEYISQRVRQMLGV; translated from the coding sequence ATGACAATAGGCATCCTAAAGGAAACAGGAACTGAAAACAGGGTAGCTATTCTGCCTGCAGAGGTTGCTGTGTTGAAAAAGATGGGCATTGAAGTGATTGTTGAGCTTCGTGCAGGTGAAAAAGCTTTTTCTGCGGATAAGGATTTTAAGGCTTCAGGTGCAGCTATGGCAGAACGGAAAGAGGTTATTTCTAAAGCAGATATGCTATTATGTGTTAATCCTCCTTTGAATGATGATATTAATTCATTCAGGGAAGGACAGGTTTTATGCTCAGTGCTTAATCCGGTTGAAAACAGGGAGTGGCTAGAGAAAGCAAGACTCAAAGGATTAACCGTTCTCGCACTCGATCTTGTTCCAAGGACTACCAGGGCACAGTCGATGGATATATTATCATCGATGGCTACTGTATCGGGATACAAGGCAGTACTTGATGCAGCATCACTTCTTCCGCGATTCTTTCCGATGTTCATGTCTGCAGCCGGTACCATTAAACCTGCAAAAGTATTAATATTGGGGGCAGGAGTGGCTGGTTTACAGGCTATTGCTGTAGCAAGAAAGCTAGGTGCAGTAGTCGAGGTTTTTGATGTAAGGTCAGCCGTGAAGGAGGAAGTTAAAAGTCTGGGAGGTAAGTTTATTGAGGTTGAAGGAGCAAAGGAGGATGCAGCCGCAGGAGGATATGCTGTTGAACAGTCGGAAGAGTTTAAGAGAAAACAGCAGGAATTGATTCAGCAAAGAGCTATTGTCGCGGATGTAGTTATTGCAACAGCCCAGATCCCCGGCAGAAAAGCACCCATTCTTCTGCTTAAGGAGACTGTTGCTTCGATGAAACCAGGGTCAGTAATAGTAGACCTTGCAGCTTCAACAGGAGGTAATTGCGAACTCACCGAGAATGGCAAAAATATTGTAGTTCACGGGGTAAACATTATAGGTAAATCTGATTATCCATCAGATATGCCGACTGATGCCAGCAAAATGTTTGGATGCAATATCATAAACCTCCTGAAGATAATGGTAGATAAAGATGGGAAACTGGTCCTCAACATGCAGGATGACATTATAAACGGAACCACAGCAGTACACGGTAAGGAGTATATAAGTCAGAGAGTCAGACAAATGCTGGGTGTTTGA
- a CDS encoding glycoside hydrolase family 127 protein, with translation MNKLAFLILLATTVLFSGCSKEKENINYKGNPAPLKQNAYIKLPLGVVKPAGWLKSQLEAQASGLTGNVDDFWPDLVNSSWRGGEGEAWERGPYFLDGMVPLAYLLEDKALIEKSNKWIQSIISSSRDTGWYGPAKNKDRWPLAVANKVLMQYYEATGDTNALNVLEKYFRYLHSSPPDWPDKDWRGVRAMENAVTGYWLYRQTGEPWILETIESFKKNSSDWTTYYEKFPWDSAASADKKIPLNWGPEGLTAHVVNNAMAIKYPGLWYQQSMDQRYKNAVYSGIKKYDLNHGQAGGRFSGDEHLSGKSPAQGTELCSVVEYMFSLEELYAIFGDNKLADRLELLTYNALPATTTPDMWAHQYDQQSNQVLVSGVKRDWSTNGDYSNIYGLMPNFACCLANMHQGWPKFVESMWMATNDNGLALVAYGPSVVKALVGKGAEVTITEETDYPFSGSVILKIETAKPVKFPLEFRVPGWADSLTITYKGKTVVAKGSSNYRLSEKWKSGDRIVIEIPMEMRVEKRYNNSASLLRGPLYFALRIEKEYKSIKINYDNFSYKGSVDWEITPKSAWNYGLLIDYKNINRGLKLTENKPGKYPFADKGDMVWSADSAKYIQVEDDAPLVLTARGIRIPEWTLKNNSADVPPLSPVKPVGDPEVITLVPYGCTRLRITEFPVMDIFMMEDVMRPSSK, from the coding sequence ATGAATAAACTGGCATTTTTGATTCTTTTAGCTACAACAGTCTTGTTTTCAGGATGTTCAAAAGAGAAAGAAAACATCAACTACAAAGGGAACCCGGCTCCGTTAAAACAGAATGCTTACATAAAGCTTCCTCTCGGAGTTGTTAAACCTGCTGGCTGGCTTAAATCTCAGCTTGAGGCTCAGGCATCAGGACTAACAGGAAATGTCGATGATTTCTGGCCCGATCTTGTCAACTCTTCCTGGCGCGGAGGAGAAGGAGAAGCCTGGGAAAGAGGCCCTTACTTCCTCGACGGAATGGTCCCCCTGGCCTACCTGCTTGAAGATAAAGCACTTATTGAAAAATCAAATAAGTGGATCCAAAGCATAATCTCAAGTAGCAGAGATACCGGCTGGTATGGTCCGGCTAAAAACAAAGACAGATGGCCGCTGGCTGTTGCCAATAAAGTACTCATGCAGTATTATGAAGCAACAGGTGATACAAATGCACTGAATGTCCTAGAAAAGTACTTTCGGTACCTTCATAGTTCTCCCCCCGACTGGCCCGATAAAGACTGGAGAGGTGTGAGAGCAATGGAAAACGCTGTCACTGGCTATTGGCTTTATCGTCAGACAGGCGAGCCCTGGATACTTGAGACTATTGAATCTTTTAAGAAGAACAGTTCAGACTGGACAACATATTATGAAAAATTCCCGTGGGACTCAGCTGCATCGGCTGATAAGAAAATACCTCTTAACTGGGGACCGGAAGGATTGACTGCGCATGTTGTAAACAATGCAATGGCGATAAAGTATCCCGGCTTGTGGTACCAGCAATCGATGGACCAGAGATATAAAAATGCAGTATACTCAGGAATTAAAAAATATGATCTGAACCATGGCCAGGCGGGCGGCAGATTCTCCGGAGACGAACATCTTTCAGGAAAGAGCCCGGCTCAGGGCACTGAATTATGCTCAGTAGTTGAATATATGTTTTCCCTCGAGGAACTTTATGCCATATTTGGCGACAACAAGCTGGCTGACAGACTTGAGCTACTCACTTACAACGCTTTACCAGCTACAACAACCCCCGATATGTGGGCGCATCAGTACGACCAGCAATCGAATCAGGTTCTCGTATCAGGAGTAAAAAGAGACTGGAGCACAAACGGAGATTACTCAAACATTTATGGCCTGATGCCGAATTTTGCATGCTGTCTGGCAAATATGCACCAGGGCTGGCCAAAGTTTGTGGAAAGCATGTGGATGGCAACTAATGACAACGGGCTTGCTCTTGTTGCATATGGACCATCTGTGGTCAAAGCACTCGTCGGGAAAGGTGCAGAGGTAACAATTACCGAAGAGACCGATTATCCGTTCAGCGGATCAGTAATCCTTAAAATCGAAACGGCTAAACCTGTTAAGTTTCCATTGGAATTCAGAGTCCCCGGTTGGGCTGATTCATTAACAATTACTTATAAAGGTAAAACTGTTGTTGCTAAGGGAAGTTCAAACTACAGGCTATCAGAGAAATGGAAAAGCGGAGACAGAATAGTAATTGAAATACCTATGGAAATGCGTGTTGAAAAGAGATATAATAATTCAGCGTCGCTTCTCCGTGGCCCGCTCTATTTTGCTTTGAGAATTGAGAAGGAATATAAGAGTATAAAAATCAATTATGACAATTTCTCATACAAAGGAAGTGTGGATTGGGAAATCACTCCGAAAAGTGCCTGGAATTATGGATTATTGATTGATTATAAGAACATTAACAGAGGATTAAAACTGACTGAAAACAAGCCGGGTAAATACCCGTTTGCCGATAAAGGAGATATGGTATGGTCGGCTGATTCAGCAAAATACATTCAGGTTGAAGATGATGCTCCGCTTGTTCTGACCGCCAGAGGAATAAGAATTCCAGAGTGGACTTTAAAGAACAATTCAGCTGATGTTCCTCCGTTAAGTCCGGTTAAACCCGTTGGTGATCCGGAGGTTATTACCCTTGTTCCATACGGATGCACAAGATTGAGAATAACAGAGTTTCCTGTAATGGATATCTTTATGATGGAGGATGTTATGAGACCTTCTTCAAAATAG
- a CDS encoding cold shock domain-containing protein: MSNGTVKFYNESKGYGFIKDANSSKEYFVHSSGLKDSINDNDEVTFDLQEGKKGLNAVNVKLA, translated from the coding sequence ATGAGCAACGGAACAGTTAAATTCTATAATGAGTCGAAAGGATACGGATTCATTAAAGACGCAAATTCTTCAAAAGAGTATTTTGTACATTCTTCAGGTTTAAAAGACAGCATCAACGACAATGATGAAGTGACTTTTGATCTTCAGGAAGGCAAAAAAGGATTAAATGCAGTAAATGTTAAACTAGCTTAG
- a CDS encoding NAD(P) transhydrogenase subunit alpha, producing MENILSFFLVHREAIFIVILSIFLGIEVISHVPAILHTPLMSGANAIHGVVIIGAIIVMGHADTTGSMILGFLAVVLGTLNVVGGFVVTDRMLEMFKKKK from the coding sequence ATGGAAAACATTCTGAGTTTTTTCTTAGTCCACCGGGAGGCTATCTTCATAGTTATCCTTTCAATATTTCTTGGCATTGAGGTGATAAGTCATGTTCCCGCAATCCTTCATACACCGTTAATGTCGGGGGCCAATGCCATCCATGGTGTAGTTATCATAGGTGCTATTATTGTAATGGGTCATGCAGATACTACAGGATCGATGATTCTCGGGTTTCTGGCAGTTGTTCTTGGAACCCTGAACGTTGTCGGAGGATTTGTCGTAACCGACAGAATGCTTGAAATGTTTAAAAAGAAAAAATAG
- a CDS encoding NAD(P)(+) transhydrogenase (Re/Si-specific) subunit beta translates to MNDISQFSFGISTLEIIYVIASVLFILGLKMLSHPLTARKGNILAAVGMVLAIIATILFHQKDGKPIGNIGLIIAAIAVGTIIGWLVAKRVKMTAMPQLVSLFNGMGGAAAALISMMEFPNISAELVARTGMANGHVLAILLGLVIGTVSWAGSMIAFGKLDGWIGDMRIKAMKYVNLTILAVLIGFVVYIMTREVQTASELMPLIYTMFVIAVIYGVLFVMPIGGADMPVVISLLNSFTGVAAAMGGFLYNNQAMLTGGILVGSAGTILTILMCKAMNRSLLNVIVGVFGGGGQANNTEVGSVKEISLSDAAVLLSFSRKVVIVPGYGLAVAQAQHICHELDKLLEEKGVEVKYAIHPVAGRMPGHMNVLLAEADVPYEQLIESDEINPDLPNTDVLVVIGANDVVNPAAEDDPSSPIYGMPIIKARDAKNIIVMKRGMGKGYAAIENMLFFNDKTRMLFGDAKGTLQNLVNEVKSL, encoded by the coding sequence ATGAACGATATATCTCAATTCTCATTTGGCATCTCAACTCTGGAGATTATTTATGTCATTGCGTCGGTTCTGTTTATACTCGGACTGAAAATGCTTAGCCATCCTCTTACTGCCCGTAAAGGAAACATTCTTGCTGCTGTTGGCATGGTACTTGCAATAATTGCTACGATACTTTTTCATCAGAAAGACGGGAAGCCGATTGGGAATATTGGTCTCATTATAGCTGCAATTGCTGTTGGGACTATTATAGGCTGGTTAGTTGCCAAACGTGTGAAAATGACCGCTATGCCACAACTTGTATCTCTGTTTAATGGTATGGGCGGTGCAGCAGCAGCCCTCATCTCGATGATGGAGTTTCCGAATATCAGTGCAGAACTTGTTGCCAGGACAGGCATGGCAAACGGTCATGTTCTTGCAATTCTTCTCGGACTTGTAATCGGTACTGTATCATGGGCCGGAAGTATGATAGCTTTCGGGAAACTGGATGGCTGGATCGGCGACATGCGGATAAAGGCGATGAAGTATGTGAACCTTACTATTCTTGCAGTTTTAATAGGTTTTGTTGTATATATAATGACGCGCGAGGTACAGACAGCTTCCGAACTCATGCCTCTGATTTATACAATGTTTGTAATTGCAGTAATTTACGGAGTCCTTTTTGTAATGCCTATTGGCGGTGCTGATATGCCTGTTGTTATTTCTTTGCTGAACTCATTTACCGGTGTTGCTGCTGCCATGGGCGGTTTCCTTTACAACAACCAGGCTATGCTTACCGGTGGAATACTTGTAGGATCTGCAGGTACAATTCTGACAATACTGATGTGCAAGGCTATGAACCGCTCGCTGCTTAATGTTATTGTCGGGGTGTTTGGCGGAGGGGGACAGGCAAATAACACTGAGGTCGGATCTGTTAAAGAGATCTCGCTTTCAGATGCTGCCGTGCTTCTTAGCTTTTCAAGAAAAGTTGTGATTGTCCCGGGGTATGGTCTTGCAGTAGCTCAGGCCCAGCATATCTGTCACGAACTCGATAAGCTTCTCGAAGAAAAGGGTGTGGAAGTGAAATATGCAATTCATCCGGTAGCCGGACGTATGCCCGGTCATATGAATGTCTTACTCGCTGAGGCAGATGTGCCTTATGAACAGCTCATTGAGAGTGATGAAATAAACCCAGATCTGCCTAATACCGATGTACTCGTTGTCATTGGTGCCAATGATGTTGTAAATCCTGCTGCAGAGGATGATCCTTCAAGTCCTATCTACGGAATGCCTATAATCAAAGCCCGTGATGCAAAAAATATAATTGTCATGAAGCGTGGTATGGGCAAAGGGTATGCAGCAATTGAAAACATGTTGTTCTTTAATGATAAAACAAGGATGCTGTTTGGTGATGCAAAAGGAACACTGCAAAACCTTGTTAATGAGGTGAAGAGCCTTTGA